In Nostoc sp. CENA543, a single genomic region encodes these proteins:
- a CDS encoding holo-ACP synthase translates to MLHQQIKGLGLDIIPIHRIARIVDRYDGETLNLIFTAKEIERCQSAKDSHQYYAICFATKEAVSKALGTGLVDIDWNDIEAEITPQSLIIHLYNQASYQAKKRDIQNWSANWCNWNQHILVQVIAL, encoded by the coding sequence ATGTTACACCAACAGATTAAAGGGTTGGGTTTAGATATCATACCCATTCACAGAATTGCCAGAATCGTTGATCGATATGATGGTGAAACCTTAAATCTGATCTTCACTGCTAAGGAAATCGAACGCTGTCAATCAGCTAAGGACTCTCATCAATATTATGCAATTTGCTTTGCCACAAAAGAAGCTGTGAGTAAAGCTCTAGGTACTGGGTTGGTTGACATTGATTGGAATGACATTGAAGCTGAAATCACACCTCAGAGTCTAATTATTCATCTATACAATCAAGCAAGTTATCAGGCAAAAAAACGTGACATTCAAAATTGGTCGGCAAATTGGTGCAATTGGAATCAACATATATTAGTTCAAGTCATTGCTTTATGA
- a CDS encoding holo-ACP synthase has protein sequence MKGILAVPDTPYIIGYGLEIVATAEMRTLIEQARGDFTIQYFRASERSIMSGIQHLAGRFCAKKAILKALGMELNRQAFWLDIEVQRLPTGEPSVVLHGQYRELANCLGIAKWLVSITHVADYAAASAIALL, from the coding sequence ATGAAAGGGATACTGGCTGTACCTGATACACCGTATATCATCGGTTATGGCCTAGAAATAGTTGCGACTGCTGAGATGAGAACCCTCATAGAACAAGCACGGGGAGATTTTACCATCCAGTATTTTAGAGCCAGTGAACGAAGTATTATGTCTGGGATTCAACATCTGGCGGGTCGTTTTTGTGCCAAAAAAGCTATTTTGAAAGCTTTGGGGATGGAATTAAATCGACAGGCTTTTTGGCTGGATATAGAAGTACAGCGATTACCCACAGGTGAACCATCAGTAGTATTGCATGGTCAATATCGGGAATTGGCGAACTGTTTAGGGATTGCTAAGTGGTTGGTGAGCATTACTCATGTAGCTGATTATGCCGCAGCGAGTGCGATCGCTCTTTTGTAA
- a CDS encoding benzoate-CoA ligase family protein, with the protein MTMISEQLPDIFNVAAYFLDRNLAKGSSEKIAFYYQNETYNYAQVTSFVRRSARLLANLGIKQENRIAILLPDSPEFVFGFWGAIWLGAIPVPINTTCSLNEIQYILQDSRAQLLLTTQEWQEKLAPIQSKYLRHVLLKDAYSSLLTQQDELLPCAETSPDEPAFWLYTSGSTGSPKGVIHLHQSMVVCAERYGKAILGLREDDITYSVAKMPFAYGLGNTLYMPMAVGAASVLSDASNAFDIIADIHRYRPTILFGIPSVYAGILALSEIAPLDVSSLRLCASAAEQLPKSIWQQWREKYNHEICEGIGTTEFLHIFLSNQIGKCKPGSSGCPIPGYDVQILDDDGVPCSPGEIGNLQVRGESLMWGYWKRLQQTRKAIYGDTMRTGDKYLQDADGYFYFMGRNDDLFKVNGQWISPMEIEDILHQHPQILEVAVVPESNNEEQLTQIVAYISLKSGQTASPQIEMDIRKFARQNLPNFKAPKKVYFVEKLPRTATGKIHRRLLSNNSSLSITR; encoded by the coding sequence ATGACTATGATTTCTGAACAGTTACCAGATATATTTAACGTTGCAGCTTACTTCCTAGACAGAAACTTGGCAAAGGGAAGCAGCGAGAAAATAGCTTTTTATTATCAAAATGAAACATATAACTATGCACAAGTTACCAGCTTCGTCAGACGGAGTGCGAGATTACTGGCTAATCTTGGGATAAAACAAGAAAACCGCATCGCCATTTTATTACCCGATTCTCCAGAGTTTGTCTTTGGCTTTTGGGGTGCAATTTGGCTGGGAGCCATACCAGTTCCCATTAATACGACTTGTAGTCTTAATGAGATTCAATATATTCTGCAAGATTCTCGCGCTCAACTTTTATTAACTACCCAAGAGTGGCAAGAAAAACTAGCTCCTATCCAATCAAAATATTTACGTCATGTACTCTTGAAAGATGCTTATAGTTCTTTGCTAACTCAACAAGATGAATTACTACCTTGTGCGGAAACTTCACCCGATGAACCAGCTTTTTGGCTCTATACATCCGGTAGTACAGGCAGTCCTAAAGGCGTGATTCACCTGCATCAGAGTATGGTGGTATGTGCAGAAAGATACGGTAAAGCAATTCTAGGTTTGCGTGAGGATGATATTACCTATTCAGTGGCGAAAATGCCTTTTGCCTATGGCTTGGGTAATACCTTATATATGCCAATGGCGGTAGGTGCAGCTAGTGTGTTATCTGATGCCAGTAACGCCTTCGACATAATTGCAGATATTCACCGTTATCGACCGACGATTTTGTTTGGCATACCGAGTGTTTATGCAGGTATTTTGGCTCTCTCGGAAATTGCACCATTGGATGTTTCTTCCTTACGCCTGTGTGCATCGGCGGCGGAACAATTGCCTAAAAGCATTTGGCAGCAATGGCGAGAAAAATACAACCATGAAATTTGCGAAGGCATTGGTACGACTGAGTTTTTACATATATTTCTCTCTAATCAAATAGGAAAGTGCAAACCAGGAAGTTCTGGTTGTCCCATTCCTGGTTATGACGTGCAAATTCTGGATGACGATGGTGTACCTTGTTCTCCTGGTGAAATTGGCAATCTCCAAGTCAGAGGAGAAAGCCTGATGTGGGGTTATTGGAAGCGGTTACAACAAACGCGTAAAGCGATTTATGGTGACACCATGCGGACTGGAGATAAATATTTACAAGATGCTGATGGTTATTTTTACTTTATGGGACGTAATGATGACTTGTTTAAAGTCAATGGCCAATGGATCTCACCAATGGAAATTGAGGATATATTACATCAACATCCCCAAATTTTAGAGGTTGCTGTTGTACCTGAGTCTAATAATGAAGAACAGTTAACGCAGATTGTCGCTTATATCAGTCTCAAGTCGGGGCAAACTGCTTCACCACAAATAGAAATGGATATTCGGAAGTTTGCTAGACAAAATCTGCCAAATTTTAAGGCTCCTAAAAAAGTTTACTTTGTAGAAAAATTACCACGCACTGCTACCGGAAAAATTCACCGCAGATTATTAAGTAATAATTCTAGTTTAAGTATCACAAGGTAA
- a CDS encoding salicylate synthase produces the protein MMVLEFQTAIKYKRKFISGRRNHLVALQNFLQAGIFENYVLYEGKNEIRIAGNELAKVSVSQDLVSVKGVGKSFSEPATEPFKQVEKMLAKLAIEDWTAYGYVAFDMARFYSDYAKSIEQDSLYFLIPEIELIFTDEGVCIRSTKSIEQVEEILLLDAQLPDYQAADLRLDFSDRTNYQQKISELITAIQKDELQKAIISRSVKIPGNLDVLGTYIVGAKVNNAARSYCLNIGDVRAVGFSPETLIEVYDDGFIVTNPLAGTRPRSENQTEDTQLTHELFIDAKEVKEHALSIWLAQSEIASLCLAGSIQVFNFMEVKKYRCVQHLSSRVGGQLQPGKTLWDALKVLFPGITVSGIDKQQALKWIDRLEDEPRGIYAGGIGWVNSSGTGDLAIAIRSVYQYGNHIYLNAGAGIVAESVPEKEYIESVNKMNTMLTNVVLESEAR, from the coding sequence ATGATGGTATTAGAGTTTCAGACAGCAATCAAATACAAGCGTAAATTTATTTCTGGTCGGAGGAATCATCTTGTAGCTTTGCAAAATTTCCTACAAGCTGGGATTTTTGAGAATTATGTTTTGTATGAGGGCAAAAATGAAATCAGGATTGCTGGTAATGAATTAGCAAAAGTATCAGTTTCGCAAGATTTAGTTTCTGTGAAAGGTGTAGGTAAATCTTTCTCAGAGCCAGCAACTGAGCCATTTAAGCAAGTCGAGAAAATGTTGGCAAAATTGGCGATTGAAGATTGGACAGCTTATGGTTATGTGGCTTTTGATATGGCTCGATTTTATTCAGATTATGCTAAATCAATCGAGCAAGACAGCCTATATTTTCTCATTCCAGAAATTGAACTGATATTCACTGATGAAGGAGTTTGCATCAGAAGTACAAAATCTATTGAACAAGTAGAAGAAATTTTACTTTTAGATGCTCAATTGCCAGATTATCAAGCGGCTGATTTGAGGTTAGATTTTAGCGATCGCACAAATTATCAGCAAAAGATTAGTGAGTTAATTACAGCCATCCAAAAGGACGAATTACAGAAAGCAATTATTTCTCGCTCCGTCAAAATTCCTGGTAATTTAGATGTATTGGGAACCTATATAGTTGGAGCCAAAGTTAATAATGCGGCGCGTTCCTACTGTTTAAATATTGGAGATGTCCGCGCAGTTGGCTTTAGTCCAGAAACTTTAATTGAAGTTTATGACGATGGTTTCATTGTGACTAATCCCCTAGCTGGAACCAGACCGAGAAGCGAAAATCAAACAGAAGACACACAACTCACACACGAACTATTTATTGATGCCAAAGAAGTCAAAGAACACGCTCTTTCTATTTGGTTAGCGCAAAGTGAAATTGCTTCTTTGTGTTTAGCAGGTAGTATTCAGGTGTTCAACTTCATGGAAGTGAAAAAATATCGTTGTGTGCAGCATTTATCATCGAGAGTCGGCGGACAACTACAACCAGGAAAAACCCTGTGGGATGCTTTGAAGGTTTTGTTTCCAGGGATTACCGTTTCGGGAATTGATAAACAACAAGCACTCAAATGGATTGACCGTTTAGAAGACGAACCGAGAGGAATTTATGCTGGGGGTATTGGCTGGGTAAATAGTAGTGGTACAGGAGATTTAGCGATCGCAATTCGTTCTGTTTATCAGTATGGTAATCATATTTACTTAAATGCTGGTGCTGGTATTGTTGCCGAATCTGTACCTGAAAAAGAGTATATCGAGTCTGTCAACAAGATGAATACTATGTTGACGAATGTAGTGTTGGAGTCTGAAGCCAGATGA